The genomic segment TTGCAGGAACACAAGATATTGCTTATATCACCCCCAATGGGGCCTCAGGAGACCCACTCAGTTGGATGATCGGCAGCCCGATTTATTTTAAATATGTGCTGTGCTGATCAAGAAAATGCTCTGGCAATTGAAAGGCCTCTCAGAGGCGGCCCGATCAGAGCCGAGGCTCAAGCAACTGTGCAAAAATCTCATTGCTGAGCATCACACTCTCAGGCGCGAGCTTCCAATGGCCCTGCTCGCAGAACAGGCGCCCTTCTGCTTGCAAAGCCAGCAGTTCAGGGCTGGCTTGGGTCAGGGGCAGGCCAAAATCCGCTTCAAAGCGCTGGGCATCCAGCCCGGTCTGCAGCAAACGCAGGCCGAGCATGATCCGTTCGGCGGCAGCTTCCTGGGGGCTTTGTACTGGGGTGTGTTCCCAGGCCCAGTGCCCGTTTTCAATCTGTGCATAATAGTGCAGCAGATCCTCTGAATTGGCATAGCGCCTGTTTTGCCAGTAGCCATGTGCGCCCACTCCGGCGGCCAGCACAGGGGCTGCCAGCCAATAGAGTTGATTGTGCTGTGAGGCTTTGCCGGGCAAGGCCCAATTGGCAATTTCATAGTGATCATACCCTGCCTGTTGCAGCCGTTCACAGGCCCATTGGTACATGGCCACTTCTTCGTCCTCGTGGGGGCGGCTCAGCCTTTGCTTTTGTTCCAACCAGCCAAATTCTGTGCCAGCATGCACTTCCAGCCCATAGAGTGAAAGATGGCTGGGCCGATGGTTCAGGGCCTGTTCCAGGGTATTTTGCCAGCTTGCCAAATTTTGGCCTGGCAGGCCAAAGATCAGATCAAAGCTGATATTTTCAAAGCCACTCTCACGCAAAGCCTGCAGGCAGGTTTGAATATCTTCAAGGCGGTGGCTGCGCCCACAGGCTTCCAGCTCAGCGGGGTTGAAGCTTTGAATACCCAGGCTGATGCGGTTGATGCCCTGGGTCCGACAGAATTCAAAATAAGCTTTTGAGCCAGTTTCGGGGTTGACCTCAAGGGTCCATTCTTTGATCTGGCTGAGATCGAGATGCTGGCGCAGGGCGGCGATCAGCACTGACAATTCTGCCTGATTGAGCAGGGAGGGGGTGCCTCCTCCCAGATAGAGCGTTTCAAGGGTCTGTGGAATTTGGCCCAAGGCCTTGAGTTCGTGTCCGAGGGCTTCCAGATAGCGGGTGATTTGGGTGCGTTTCTGCAAAACCCGCACGGTAAAATCACAATAGCGGCATTTGCGCAAACAAAAAGGCAGATGCAGGTAAAGCCCACGGGCGGGGAGGGTCATGGCTGTGACACAGAACCAGGATCGACCAGAAAGCCCTTTAAACTGGTGCGCCCCAACAAAACCTCGTAATCCAACTGGCTGCGTTCGGCCAGGGTAAACTCGGCTTCGCGTTTGAGCCCTTTGATCAGAAACGGAATTTTAACCACCTGTCGGTGGCTGATGCCATGGGCGTTGCGCACGGTGGTCTGGCGAATGGGCGTTTTGAAGCCCAGTCTTTGCGCCAGATCTGCATCAATACTGGAAAGGGTTGCGCCTGTATCTATCCGGGCTAAAATTTTGACTTGGGGCTTGCCCAGCAAAACAACGGGTTCCACGGCTTGAATAATGATTTTTTCCTGGCAGGGAGACGGGCTGTTGGGCACGGCCTGGGCTTGCGAGCTGCCCAACAGGATACTGAGCAAGAGAAGCAGACGCCAACTCATGCGGGTGGCTCTTGAGGGGCAAACAGACTTTGCCGCATCAATAAAATCGCAAGAATTCCCAAAAACGGCAGCATCACAAAGGGGTGGTGTTTAAACAGCGTGGGAATGAGCAGGGTTAAACCCAGAAAGGTCAGAAAAAGGAAAAGGATTTGCTTGAGTTTGTCTTTCATTTGAGGGGCTCCTGTTGAGCTGCACTTTTTTCTCGGGGTTTCAATCTCCATACTGGATCCTGGCGCAGATACCCGAGTTCGGTTTCCAGGCGGCTCAGTTCATGCAGCGCCAGGGCGGGAATGGGTTCTGGCACAGCCAAAGGATCCTGGTTCAGAATTTCCTGGTTGATACGCTCCAATTGTTCTATTGAGGTTTTTAATTCCTGAATGGCGTTTTCGAGTTCGCTCTGGCGTTTGAGCAGGTGTTCCAGGCGTAACTGCTCAAGCTCCTGAAATGCGTGTTGCTGTAAAAAATAATTGACCTGGTGCCGCTGTTCAACAATTTCATGGATCAGGCGTTTGAGTTGATCCACACCCGTTTTGAGGTGGGGGTTGTGATTCTGGGGATAGAGTTCCAGTAGGTTTTGCAAACTGAGCGCTTCGGTCAGCATCTCTTCCATGCGGGTTTGTAATTGGGCCAGTTCCTGCGCTGTTTTTTGGAGTAAACTTTCGGGTTCAAGTTTTTCAAGTTTAAAGTGGTGGTGAATTTGCACCAAACGCTCGCTCAGTTTGTTGAGGCGGGCTTCCAGATTGGGCAATTCTTCAAGCAGGGTTTCAAGTTTTTGGCTCTGTTCGGTCAGCCTAGTTTTGAGCTTTTGCGCCTTTTCCAAGTGGGCCTGTTGATTTTCACTGGCTTGCTGCAGAGCGGCGAGCACGACCGGGCGAGTCAGTTCATTCAGGGCCGGGAGTTCGGGCGTTTTTCCCCCCAGCGAACCGTGTTCAGCGTAGGCGGAAAGCGCAGATTGTTTCGGGGCCGCTGTGCGCTCTTTCGGAACTTTGCCCAGATTCAGCGCCGAAGCTGTTTCGGGATTGTTTTCAATGAAATCTGCCATGGCTTCTTTCAAACGCAGGGTGAGCTGGGCCGACCCCTTGGGTTGAGAACTGCCTTGGGCCGAAAGTGAGAGGGCAGGGCTGTGATCATCCAGCAGAATATCCAATTGGGCATGGGCAGGCGGGGTGTCAAAAAGCGGTTCCAAATGCAGGGGCAAAATTTGCTGCTTGCGAATTTTTTCACAGAGTGCAGTATCTTGGATCAAAAGCGGCTGGGAACGTTGGTATTTTGTCTTTTTTTGTGCATAGTAGTGTTTTCCCAGTTGCAGGATTTGAATACTGTCTGTTTCATTGATCTGAAGCGATTGCAGCAAATGGGTATCTGGGTGGGC from the bacterium (Candidatus Blackallbacteria) CG13_big_fil_rev_8_21_14_2_50_49_14 genome contains:
- a CDS encoding coproporphyrinogen III oxidase (catalyzes the oxygen-independent formation of protoporphyrinogen-IX from coproporphyrinogen-III) — protein: MTLPARGLYLHLPFCLRKCRYCDFTVRVLQKRTQITRYLEALGHELKALGQIPQTLETLYLGGGTPSLLNQAELSVLIAALRQHLDLSQIKEWTLEVNPETGSKAYFEFCRTQGINRISLGIQSFNPAELEACGRSHRLEDIQTCLQALRESGFENISFDLIFGLPGQNLASWQNTLEQALNHRPSHLSLYGLEVHAGTEFGWLEQKQRLSRPHEDEEVAMYQWACERLQQAGYDHYEIANWALPGKASQHNQLYWLAAPVLAAGVGAHGYWQNRRYANSEDLLHYYAQIENGHWAWEHTPVQSPQEAAAERIMLGLRLLQTGLDAQRFEADFGLPLTQASPELLALQAEGRLFCEQGHWKLAPESVMLSNEIFAQLLEPRL